The Radiobacillus deserti genomic interval CTTCGTTTTGTTCACGAGCTCTCCCATTTTTTCGATACCTGCCGTACTTCCACTGATTACTTCTTTGGCATAGTCTTCCATTTCACTGTTATTTTCATAAACATTTTCAACCTCTGAGCTAATTTTATTTACTAAGCTATTTCCACTTTCAGCTTCTTGGGTTAAGGTTGTTGCGCCTGTTGCAATTTCTTCCGAAGCTATCGCAACCTCCCTCGCCGAATCAGACTGCAGCCTTGAAATATCTTGTAATTCCGTAGCAGCATGTAATACTTTAGCAGAGGACGCTCTTGTTTTATCCATCATTTCAGAAATATTGCCCATCATGTCATTGAAGCTCGTTGCTAATTCTCCTATTTCATCTTTACGATTTGTCAAATCAGATCGGACCTGTAAATCTCCATCTTTAGCAATCGACATAAGTTCAGAAATCTTGGTCATTGGCACTCCAATCATATTGACAATAATCCGACCAATAAATAAAGAGATAATAAATGAAAGAATGATTACAATTAATGTCATATAAAAGATTGTATTCGTATCCTTTGTTAATTCTTTTGCAGACACAGCTCCAACCAAATACCAATCTGTTTCATCGGATTTATATTGGAAAATTAATTGACCATCATTGCTTACTACATGTTTATCCGTTTTGACATCGATTGGATAGCTATTCTTCTTATTCAATTCCTTTTCATTGAAGGAGAAGACCACATTGTTATGTTTGTCGACGACTTTTACAAGTCCATTTTCTCCGAACTTAACATCCTTCAATGTTTCTTTAAATAACTTATAGCTTAAATCAAATGCAACGATATAGTGCTCTCCATCTACCGTAAGCGTTTGTGCAAAGCTTATAGTAGGTGTCGTACTTTTCCCAGATACTCCTGATTCCATTCCACCTAACCAAAACATGGTTTCCTTAGATTCAACTGCTTTTTTATACCATTCTGAACCAAATATAAAATCCTCCTGCACAGCATCCTCCGAAGAGAAAATGAGGGATCTATCCACATTAATTAAATGCATGCCTAAATGATCATCCACAATCGCGAGATTTACTAATTTATCTTCAATGGCACTCTGGGTCATTATGTAATCTAATTCCTTAGAGTCAGGCTCATAACTCTTCAATTTATTTAATAAATCCTGATATTCCTTATCAATCAGTAACTCCTGAACCATGCCAGTGTAACGACTGTAAACAAAATCTAACTTATCTCCAGCCTGGGTAATGGTTTGTACCGATGCATCTTCCACCTTTGATGTAATGATATTATTAGAAATAAAGTAGGAAGCAAATCCTACTGCGGAAACGCTTACTAATAGGAATAAGATAAATGTGTATAAGGTCTTTGTTGTAATGGATTTCTTCGATCTGCGCTTTGCTGGTCGCTTCTTTTTAAATAATGGGAACTGCGGCCAACCCTTAAGCTTGAATTTTCTTAAAAAAGGTCTTTTTACTCTAGGTTCTTTAGAAGGCTGCTTATTTCTTAATCGATGAAATGGTCTAGTTATCATTTGTACGATGCTACTTCCTTTTTTCAATTGAATCCCCCCCTGTACTCCTGTCGTGCTAAGGAAAGCTCCAGAATGAAAACACCATCCTCCTCTTCTGTTTAGTTGAGCTAACCTTAAACTGTTAGGTGAAAGCTACTACATAGTTATGAAAGCTATTAACTAACTAAAAACAGTGATGAATGCGCTTACTTTTAGTGAGCCTATTATACCATTAATTTTGCAAAAATAGACAAATACCAGCAAAATTTTCTAACTATTAAATCGATTTACAATCATGCTTATTCTATTTTTATCTAATTTTGAAACTAAAATCGTCGGCATTCGTATTCATTAATAGAAACTGTGATTTATATTTTTAGAGGAGGCTATTCATGTTAAAGAAATGGTTAGCTAGTGTTGGAATTGGAAGTGCTAAGGTAGATACTCAGTTAGAAAACGACCAATTAACCCCAGGGGAAAGCTTAAAAGGAAAAGTAGTTGTCGTAGGTGGAAGTACCGAACAACAAATTGACCGAATTAACTTATTTGTAATGACAGAGGCTCTTCGAGAATATGATGATAAAAAATTTTATGAGGATGTTGTGCTTCATAAATTCACATTAGGGGAAGCCTTTACGATTGGGGAAGGGGAAAGGAAGGAAATTGACTTTGCCTTTACTTTACCTGTACAAACACCCCCAACAATAGGGAAAACAAATGTCTGGATTCAGACTGGTTTAGATATACCGTCTGCACTAGATCCAAAAGATAGAGATTACATCAAAGTCCATGCACACCCGTTAATGAGCACTGTTTTAGATGCACTCTATAGTGAATTAAAATTCAGCTTGAGAAAAGTAGAAATGGAATATTCCAAGCGGCTAGGATTTATTCAAGAATTTGAGTTTCTCCCTTCTAACGACTTCCGAGCAGATTTAGATGAGTTAGAAGCTTACTTCTTTCTTAAAGAGGATGAAATGGAGGTAGTTCTTCAAGTCGATCGTCGCGCGAAAGGCCTTGGTGGGTTGTTTGCAGAGGCTTTAGAAATGGATGAAAGTTATGCCCGGGTTACATTTTCCCGCTCAGAGATTGAACGCGGGACTACGTATATTGCCAGTCAGTTACGCGAGACGATTCAACGTTATAGCTAATAAGAAAGAGGCTGGGATATAACGAAAAGGATAAGCCGAAAAGCCGAACAACAGCCTATACTAGCTCCGGAGTTATACGTAGCCTCTAGCGGAAAAAAAGGCATCGGTGAGACCCCACAGCGCGTCAGCACGAGGAGGCTCACCAGCCGCCCGCGGAGAGCGTCGTATATTTCCGGAGCGGGGTATAGGCACTTATAATTGTTCATTTTTTCATTACTTCCTATACTTTTGTCTCAACCTCTTTTGTAAACTATACACTTTTCGTTTCCAAATCCGGCTCTATATCAGTTAGTCCTAAAGCTTGTGCTGTAGAACGATGGACCTCTTGGAATAGATGTGGATTTTCAACTAAAGATACTCCATAAGAAGGAACCATCTCTTTTATTTTTGGCTCCCATTCTTCCATACGTTCTGGGAAGCACTTTTGTAAAACGTCCAACATCACGTGAACTGCAGTCGAAGCACCTGGAGAGGCACCTAGTAACGCTGCGATGGAACCATCCGCAGACGTTACAACTTCTGTACCAAACTGAAGCGTTCCTTTTCCTCCAGCTTCCGTATCTTTAATTACTTGCACACGTTGACCTGCTACTACGATATCCCAATCTTCCCTTTTCGCATTCGGGATAAATTCACGTAATTCCTCCATACGTTTTTCATTAGATAATAGCACTTGCTGAATTAAATACTTCGTTAATTTCATTTCTTTTAACCCTGCTGCTAGCATCGTCAAAAGGTTATGTGGTTTTACCGAAAGAATAAGGTCTAAATATGAACCCGTTTTCAAGAATTTCGGTGAGAAACCGGCAAATGGTCCAAATAACAAAGATTTTTTATTATTAATATATATCTTGTGTCTAAGTGAGGAACGGACATTGGTGGTGCACCAACCTTGGCTTTCCCGTAGACTTTGGCTTGATGTTGTTCCACTATTTCAGGATTGTTACACACCATAAATAGCCCACTTACTGGGAAGCCCCCAATATGCTTGGACTCAGGAATTTTTGTTTTTTGAAGTAATGGAAGACTTCCGCCTCCACCACCAAGGAACACAAAATCCGCTGAATGGTATTCTATTTTACCGTTTTCATTATCATGTACTTTCACTTCCCACAAGCCCTCTGTCGTGCGCTTCAAATCCTTCACACTATGCTTGTAGTTCACTTCAACCTCTTGACTTTCCAAGTGTTCAAACAAAAGACGTGTTAAAGCTCCAAAGTTCACATCTGTTCCAGAATCGATTTTCGTTGCAGCGATTGGTCCCTCTTGCTTACGCCCTTCCATAATTAGCGGAATCCATTCTTTTAACTGTTCCGGATTATCGGAAAACTCCATACCTTGAAATAGTGGGTTTTTAGATAGCGCTTCAAACCTTTTTTTCAAGAACGTAACATTGTCCTCTCCTTGCACTAAGCTCATATGCGGAAGTGGCATAATAAAGTCTTGTGGATTGGTAATAACATTACGATTGACTAGGTGAGACCAAAACTGCCTGGACAGTTGAAATTGTTCATTAATCTTGATTGCTTTTGTAATATCAATAGACCCATCTGGTTTTTCCGATGTGTAATTTAGCTCACATAATGCCGAGTGACCAGTACCTGCATTATTCCATTCGTTTGAGCTTTCTTCCCCTGCTTTATCCAGTTGTTCAAATACTTTAATTTCCATGTCCGGTGCTAGTTCTTTCAGTAATGACCCCAAAGTTGCGCTCATGACCCCGGCACCAATTAAGATAACGTCTGTCTTTGTCTGTGCGTCGCTCATTGTACCATTCCTTATCCCCAAAATTTACAAAAAAGAGTAGATGCTCCTGCTTAAACATACAAAAAAGCAAGGCGTCA includes:
- a CDS encoding sporulation protein produces the protein MLKKWLASVGIGSAKVDTQLENDQLTPGESLKGKVVVVGGSTEQQIDRINLFVMTEALREYDDKKFYEDVVLHKFTLGEAFTIGEGERKEIDFAFTLPVQTPPTIGKTNVWIQTGLDIPSALDPKDRDYIKVHAHPLMSTVLDALYSELKFSLRKVEMEYSKRLGFIQEFEFLPSNDFRADLDELEAYFFLKEDEMEVVLQVDRRAKGLGGLFAEALEMDESYARVTFSRSEIERGTTYIASQLRETIQRYS
- a CDS encoding methyl-accepting chemotaxis protein, giving the protein MKKGSSIVQMITRPFHRLRNKQPSKEPRVKRPFLRKFKLKGWPQFPLFKKKRPAKRRSKKSITTKTLYTFILFLLVSVSAVGFASYFISNNIITSKVEDASVQTITQAGDKLDFVYSRYTGMVQELLIDKEYQDLLNKLKSYEPDSKELDYIMTQSAIEDKLVNLAIVDDHLGMHLINVDRSLIFSSEDAVQEDFIFGSEWYKKAVESKETMFWLGGMESGVSGKSTTPTISFAQTLTVDGEHYIVAFDLSYKLFKETLKDVKFGENGLVKVVDKHNNVVFSFNEKELNKKNSYPIDVKTDKHVVSNDGQLIFQYKSDETDWYLVGAVSAKELTKDTNTIFYMTLIVIILSFIISLFIGRIIVNMIGVPMTKISELMSIAKDGDLQVRSDLTNRKDEIGELATSFNDMMGNISEMMDKTRASSAKVLHAATELQDISRLQSDSAREVAIASEEIATGATTLTQEAESGNSLVNKISSEVENVYENNSEMEDYAKEVISGSTAGIEKMGELVNKTKHGEQLTQALIQKTDTLKGSTKQISDVMTILTNIAQQTNLLSLNAAIEAARAGEAGKGFAVVADEIRKLSEQSKESIDLVGNITSDIIHEVNETLSVLDEANPIFKEQVVTAQETDDLLKNVGSKMNEFTAKIELVTSSINQLRDSQDILNTTIQQVSATAEESTAISEEVSASTEEQMKVSESLVQTSEQLKELAEDLQQSLENFKI